Below is a genomic region from Gasterosteus aculeatus chromosome 2, fGasAcu3.hap1.1, whole genome shotgun sequence.
CACGGTGACCTCTGCGTCTGTCCAAGGTGGTGGACGTCTCCGGAGCCGCGGTCATTGCAGAGGTGTTGCCCGGCTGCCGAGTGGACCTGCTGGAGAACTGCGGACACTCCGTGGTGATGGAGAGGCCTTCTCGGACCGCCAAACTCATCCTGGAGTTCATCATCTTGCAGCAAGAGGCCAGGGGGGGCGTAAAGAAATCCTGCTGAGACAAAGGGAATAAATGTATAAACAGCTTCAACATATGACAGCAGGCATTCTTTTTCATAGTGTTGCAGGCGTGCATTTACTAGAAGATGCATCGCATTCTATTTGTGCAGTAACCTGCATCGAGAGAATAAAAATCACTTTTAAAAAGCCAatgctgcatttgtgtgtgtacgtgccgGGTTGTGCGCTCATGCATTCGCGCGTGGACGCAGCAGCACCGCCTCTCCCCTACGTCATAAAAACGCCACCTGGTGTGCGCAGTGTCGCTGCACCACCCCGGAGTCGAGCACCGCTGCCCCCGCAGGACCAGCGGCCAACACCCCTAACGGTAACGTCAAGCACCGACCGACCGCAGATCAGCTCCGGATGACAAAACCGACCAGAAAGGACGAAACAAGCGCAACAAAAGCTAAAGAAATgttacttcctgtttgtgtgcacgcgATGCTCGTGGGCTGCTACCGTTAGCCGCGCTAGCTTGCtagaagctagctagctagctcagTGTGCGATGAACCCTTTTCAACTGCGGTGCTCGCGCTGCATTTAACGCTGCGTGTCTCGGTGCGTCCGCGGTGGATTCTCAACTCCTTATCAGCGCGTATAGTTTAAACATGTAACCGTTACAATGGCTTCTTTTGGAAATGTGCTGCGTTAGCCATCTTTATCACAGCAGAAAGCGTGAAATGCACACACGTTGGATGGctgccttctttctttctttctacttTCTAGCGTTGGTTATTGCTCAATAATTGATCCCTTTATTGTATGGAAGTTTGTATGTAAAGTTAAGTAACCACAGGTTTCAGTTTCAAATCCGGTAGTAACACGGTGTTCTGCTGtgcgggggtcaaaggtcattctAATAGACAAAGCATTATTTATTCAGCAGCTGTCAATCGAACCGccggttgtcatggaaacgcGGATGCTAagatttcttttccttcctgAGCACTTTACCTGTACGAccaggatgatgatggtgatgatggtgcaATTTTATCTCAAACAGCTGCTAAATGGACGTTAAGTGAAATGCAGCCCGCTGCTAATATCTATAAGGGAAACCAGCCCAGAGTCGCAAATAATCGATCTTGTGTACAGAATGCTCATTGAAAGCACGACGTTCTTCTGTAGCGGGCTCTACTGAGAAAACACGTGATTTGTCTACATGATCGTGTCAATCATATTCTGCATATCTGTGTTACAGCTCATGTTAATGTGACTGTTTTTTCACAGGTGATATTGAATTAAGCCAAAGCGTATCGGTTCCCTCTCAATTTTGGTTCTGACCAAGTGGGTATTGTTCTACAAATGGATAATGGAGACTTGGGCCATAGGGTAAGAGATGGACAGAAGACCAGACTAGAATAGGATACATTTCAGATGTTTGGTTTATAATGCTTTCATCGCCTTTTGGAGGCTGTGGCCTGCGGTGCTTTTGAATGATGTCGCGTCACACTGAAAGGAGTTTCTTCTCACTGTAATGCGATATTCTTCAACACCACAAACTTTTGCATCAGACTCAATTCACGTTGGCCACGTTTTAAGCCGCAAATCCACACTTCCATGTAATTAACCTACAATTGCAGCATGCAAATGCTCATTTGAAACCTACCGACAATCTGCGTTTTCTTATCGTCTCCCCGTTCCTCTTTTGCCCCCAGATGAGTTCTCCTGTTACATTGAACGTGGGGGGCTGCCTGTACACCACCAGTTTATCCACCCTGCAGCGCTATCCGGACTCCATGCTGGGCGCCATGTTCCGGGGAGATTTCCCCACCACCCGCGATTCCCAAGGGAGTTACTTCATCGATCGCGACGGCACGCTTTTCAGGTACATCCTGAACTTCCTGCGGACCTCCGAGCTCACCCTCCCCCTGGACTTCACGGAGACGGACCTCCTGAGGAAGGAGGCGGACTTCTACCAGATCGAACCTTTGATCCAGTGCCTCAACGACCCCAAGCCGCTGTACCCTCCCGACATCTTCGAGCAGGTCGTGGAGCTGTCCAGCACCCGGAAACTGTCAAAGTATTCAAACCCAGTGGCGGTCATCATCACGCAGCTGACCATAACCACGAAGGTTCACGGCCTGCTGGAAGGGATTTCCAACAACTTCACCAAGTGGAACAAACACATGATGGACACTAGGGACTGCCAGGTGTCCTTCACCTTCGGACCATGTGACCATCACCAAGAGGTGTCCCTGAGGGTTCTCCTCATGGACTACATCATGAAACAAGGCTTCACCATCCGCAACACGCGCGTGCATCACATGAGCGAGCGCGCCAACGAGAACACGGTGGAGCATCACTGGACTTTCTGCAGGCCGGCTCACAAAGTCGAGGACTGAACCGCGGGCGGCGTTCCCGTTTGATTTGTCTCCATATTACGCAGGTCATGATCAAAAATGAACTTATGTTGATCTGTCTTAGAAGTGTGTccctaattgtgttttttttttttctttctcttatttTAATAAATGGGGCACAAGGATCAAGGTCCACAGAAAgcataaaaataatgaaatgggAATTATGATTTACTCTCCTGTCCTGAGGGCAAGAACACCTACTTATCTGTGCTTCCACTACTTATTGGACATTATTCTCATGAAGACTCTATAGCAATGATTCtattatgattgtattttttattacactATTATGCTCAAATGATGTgggttatttttatattttaatgttcTACCGATACCatctgtttaaatgaaggatAAAGTGCTCATAAACAGGTAGCTGTGGTATAAGACTATTTGCAGACAAACGGAAGAAGATCCAAGTctgacactgaacaaagaacttTATTTTAGATCCCAATTTGATCATCTTTAGCCCAATTTACAGTAGATCTTAAAGGTAATCTCTTAGCTTTCTTGTTTCCTTGTACGGTCCTTTATCTGGAGACCCCAGTCGTCGTTGCATGTGTCCGAGTGTCCTGTGTTTGACTTTCTAATTGTGCGCTTCGCAGTATTACGTCATGCTGTTCTAGTTTAGAGCTCATGTCAACAGTGATGTGTTTGGGTCATTCCAGCTAAAATAAACCCATTTGTCAGTCATTAGTTCAGTTTTACGGTGGCAGTTTTAATATTCACGCTGACTGTGCAAGTCAAACGTCCCCCCACTTAAGCTGCTTTAAGTTCCTCATGTTATAAACACATGCGCAATGTGGcgttcattcaaaaaaaaagctttacaaAATGTTCCGGCCATGTTACATTCAGAATTTTAAGTAGTAGTATTATTTAGTTTGACATAAGTGGAATCACAGATATTAGCTCCTGTCTTAAACTGcattattatacattattattgAAGCCCAATagaaaaggcaaaagaaaactACTGTATTATACCTATTTGCATTAAAGGTGCTACACGTTAAGTCTCTGACCATATGAAGACcaatgctatatatatatataaaattgaaGACTACCTCTGAAAACaattgctttatttatgtttcGTATTCATGatttttattaaacaatttgAGACGttatttctacatttattttttctaattttACTGTTATATGACGTTATTTCGGTAGCACAACCGGATGTGACGCGACTTCCTGGGTGTGCTCGTTTCTCTTCAGACCGCAGCTTCCGTAACACTCGTGTCCAGATTCCACGCGGCTCCGCTCGTCCGCTTTGGGGCGAGGACACAAATCGAGCGCACCCTCGCCTAACGTCCGTTGCGCTCGTAACAAGCGGAAAGGACACGTTAAAACGTCCTCGCGCGCTCGACCCTTCATACCGACGTCAGGCGACGATGTTTAATAAGGGGGATAAAGTCAAATATCTACTGAGCCTGGTCCCGGGCAAACAACGCCTCGGTAACTACCGGTTTCTCCCGATCTTCTTCTGCGTCGGAGGCGTCATGGAGTGGATCATGATCAACGTGAGGATAGGAAAGGAGACTTTCTGTGAGTATACGTTCACCAATCAAGCTCGTTTACGGCGGTGAAGCGTCTCTTGGCTTGGTAATTAagctagctgacgttagcttgTTAGCCCACCAGCTGACCTTAACCGACTGTTGTCGTTACTGCATGCTTCTCTTTCTGTTGTTGAGCCACTGCCATGTTGCTTGTCTTCTGTGAGGACTGTTTGTGGACAGATTTGTTGACCCTTTCAAACCATCTGCACCACTTGCACTACATGTTTATATTGCACATATCAGTAAATGCGTATGCTTAGCTTTTGTGCTCAATTTTGTTGTCcttaatgggttttttttcagattttttaatattctgttgtttatttgtatatctAATGTATGACAGAGCGACGTGTAACCGGagacaaattccatgtatgtacATGGCCAATAAAGAGTCTtgattcctctcctccatgtggTAAAAGTGATGGAAAGGACACACAGTGCAGTTGGATCCATCAGGAAGCTGCTTGCACAGAGAAATAAATGTCAAACCACATCTGGACTTCAGCTCCGTGGCTTAAGTTGCTCGTATTTGCTTCAGCAAGATCACGTTTCACATTTCTCTGGTGAAAATTGAGAAAGAAACCGTTCGGatttcaagaagaagaaaagaatgaCACGCCGTGATTTATATACAtcccacaaaaaacattttgttggtTGTCCAtgtgattggggggggggtggtcccaACATCTaacgacctttgacccttgagaaaaaaactatttatgtAACTCATCAAATTTGAGAATAACTTTTCATACAACATTGCCGAGGAGCCATAGCAGACTAAAAGTCCTCTAGAGCGGCATAAAAAGTCCTTCAAATTTAGTACATTGGTGCAATACTTGAACAAATGTCCACCACTGCAAACATTAGTAGCACGTGTGTGAGGAGAGCCCATTAAAAGAGCTGCTCTCCCTGAACCCACAACCATTCATCCCAGATGTGGCACTTCTGGAGTACTAACATGAGGCAAAATCCTCTCTCCTGTCCTTCATATTAGTTTTCCCGAATGGCGTGCAgtcattattcatattattcatTCCTCCCCCATCTGTATTGAAAAGTCTTTCATTCAGTTTTACAATTCTCTTTCTTCCCCCAGATGATGTCTACCGGAGGAAACAATCCGAGCGGGAATACCAGCAGAAGCTCGCAGACGGTCTGGTGGTTCCTAATGAGACGGAGACCAAGTGACTAAATGAGGACTACGGACACGTTGTCGGACTCCTGACGCTCGCTGCTTTGTTTCCAGCCGGCCGGACTGTACTTCACCGAATGCTGCAGCGACCGTGTCACATTTCCTGTGTGACGGAGTGGACAGTGTAAAGAGGATGGAGAGGCATGCGAGTGTATCTTTTAATATGATGTTGAGTTGAAGCAACGGGAGTAATAATAATCTCAACAATGGTCTCGTATTGATTTAAATGTCATAAACCTTGCATAGCCCTTGactggaaaaaataataaaaatatacatagaCACAAGTCTTTGTACGTAGAAACATTGAAATCTGCCAGTAGAAACTAAgcttgtttaaataaatatagtTTTTCTGTAATCACGTGACTTTCTGTCCGCTTTAAAGAGTTCTAACACTGTGCAATAGAGTCGAGTACATTAACTGTAACATAAGAACTGCCTTTTGTAAGCGCTTCGTCTCCGTCACAGGCCTTATTTTCAGTTGCACCATCCGATGCACACAGATGAAGCTGTTGGGGTGCTGGGACAGCGTGACGGGGTTCCCGTccagcctcccctcctccatgtTGTGTAGGGTGTAGTGGCTGGAGTTAACTTTACAGAACGTCTCGTGTTGAGACGTTGAGATCTGATTGTTCTGCAGAACCAACACGCGGTGGAGAAAACCACACGCTGGCAAGACGATGAATAAAAAATCGGATTGTTTCCGCAGAGACCCTGCGAATTGAACTCGCGGTGTTGAAAACCTTTTTCGTCGTAGTGTTGAACTTTTACTGTTGTCTTTCtgtggaaaaaaaggggaaatcttccttttccttttacgTTCCCGACTTCCAGTGTGCATTTCCTCCACCTCCAGAAGATCCATCTACCGTAGGCTTTCTCCCTGCCGTGTGTTTATCTTTCGCCACAGAAGACAGCATCCTCGGGAGCATCACCGATGTCAAAAGTAAAGTCCCCAGTTGCGTCATTGTGTCTCGGTGTGCTGGCGGGGGAAGAGAGCGGGCGCAGGTACATGTGAGCAGAAACACTTtttccatctgttttttttttttttttttaaattaagctGGCAGAAAAAGGAAACCGTGAAACACACGCTGGTTCATGTTGCCCTCAGAGGGC
It encodes:
- the uqcc5 gene encoding ubiquinol-cytochrome c reductase complex assembly factor 5 → MFNKGDKVKYLLSLVPGKQRLGNYRFLPIFFCVGGVMEWIMINVRIGKETFYDVYRRKQSEREYQQKLADGLVVPNETETK
- the kctd6b gene encoding BTB/POZ domain-containing protein KCTD6 isoform X1, with protein sequence MHSRVDAAAPPLPYVIKTPPGVRSVAAPPRSRAPLPPQDQRPTPLTMSSPVTLNVGGCLYTTSLSTLQRYPDSMLGAMFRGDFPTTRDSQGSYFIDRDGTLFRYILNFLRTSELTLPLDFTETDLLRKEADFYQIEPLIQCLNDPKPLYPPDIFEQVVELSSTRKLSKYSNPVAVIITQLTITTKVHGLLEGISNNFTKWNKHMMDTRDCQVSFTFGPCDHHQEVSLRVLLMDYIMKQGFTIRNTRVHHMSERANENTVEHHWTFCRPAHKVED
- the kctd6b gene encoding BTB/POZ domain-containing protein KCTD6 isoform X2, which gives rise to MDNGDLGHRMSSPVTLNVGGCLYTTSLSTLQRYPDSMLGAMFRGDFPTTRDSQGSYFIDRDGTLFRYILNFLRTSELTLPLDFTETDLLRKEADFYQIEPLIQCLNDPKPLYPPDIFEQVVELSSTRKLSKYSNPVAVIITQLTITTKVHGLLEGISNNFTKWNKHMMDTRDCQVSFTFGPCDHHQEVSLRVLLMDYIMKQGFTIRNTRVHHMSERANENTVEHHWTFCRPAHKVED